In the Brachyhypopomus gauderio isolate BG-103 chromosome 4, BGAUD_0.2, whole genome shotgun sequence genome, one interval contains:
- the slc6a6a gene encoding solute carrier family 6 member 6a isoform X1, whose protein sequence is MPNLSHHQLPHSDMAQKEKLQCLKDFHKDTLKPSPGKSPGTRPEDEAEGKPPQREKWASKLDFLLSVAGGFVGLGNVWRFPYLCYKNGGGAFLIPYFIFLFGGGLPVFFLEVALGQFTSQGGITCWEKLCPIFTGIGYASIVIVSLLNIYYIVILAWGLYYLLQCFQRELPWARCRHGWNTPHCVEDTARKNRTLWLSANATNFTSPVTEFWEHNVLSLSSGIDEVGELKWELALCLLAVWVICFFCIWKGVKSTGKVVYFTATFPFLMLIVLLVRGVTLPGAAEGIKFYLYPDLSRLQDPEVWIDAGTQIFFSYAICLGAMTSLGSYNKYKYNCYRDCLLLGCLNSGTSFVSGFAIFSVLGFMAQEQGVAIADVAESGPGLAFIAYPKAVTMMPLPTFWAILFFIMLLLLGLDSQFVEVEGQITSLVDLYPSLLRKGYRREIFIAAICVISYLVGLTMVTQGGMYVFQLFDYYAASGVCLLWVAFFECVAVAWVYGADNFYDAIEDMIGYRPNGWMKWSWMLITPVLCVGCFVFSLVKYKPLTYNKVYEYPDWSIGVGWSLALASMICIPMVVVVKIIQSDGSLIERIKAVAAPVKGGASSRPKEYSLKNSELLHPLDPNGTYSLTKPTHTIVETTM, encoded by the exons CATGGCACAGAAGGAGAAGCTGCAATGTCTGAAGGATTTCCACAAGGACACATTGAAGCCGTCTCCCGGGAAGAGTCCCGGCACGCGGCCGGAGGATGAGGCCGAGGGGAAACCTCCACAGCGGGAGAAGTGGGCGAGCAAGCTGGACTTCCTGCTCTCTGTGGCCGGGGGCTTCGTGGGCTTGGGCAACGTCTGGCGTTTCCCATACCTCTGCTACAAGAATGGCGGAG GTGCATTTCTCATCCCCTATTTCATCTTCCTGTTTGGCGGAGGACTTCCTGTGTTCTTCCTGGAGGTGGCGTTGGGCCAGTTCACCTCTCAAGGAGGAATCACCTGCTGGGAGAAACTCTGCCCGATCTTCACTG gaaTTGGTTATGCGTCCATTGTGATTGTGTCCTTGCTCAACATCTACTACATCGTGATCCTGGCATGGGGGCTGTACTACCTGCTGCAGTGTTTTCAGAGGGAGCTGCCGTGGGCACGCTGCCGGCACGGCTGGAATACGCCCCACTGCGTGGAGGACACAGCACGCAAGAACAGAACCCTGTGGCTCTCAGCAAACGCCACCAACTTCACCTCACCCGTCACCGAGTTTTGGGA GCATAACGTCCTGAGTCTGTCGTCAGGCATTGACGAGGTGGGCGAGCTGAAGTGGGAGCTGGCCCTCTGCCTGCTCGCCGTCTGGGTGATCTGTTTCTTCTGCATCTGGAAAGGAGTGAAATCTACTGGCAAA gTGGTGTATTTCACAGCTACCTTTCCGTTTCTCATGCTCATCGTGTTGTTGGTACGTGGCGTGACCCTGCCTGGTGCTGCCGAGGGCATCAAGTTCTACCTGTACCCTGACCTGAGCCGCCTCCAAGATCCTGAG GTATGGATTGATGCAGGGACACAGATCTTCTTCTCTTATGCTATTTGTCTCGGTGCAATGACTTCTCTGGGGAGCTACAATAAGTACAAATATAACTGCTACAG ggactgCTTGCTGCTGGGATGCCTGAACAGCGGGACCAGCTTCGTGTCCGGCTTTGCCATCTTCTCCGTGTTGGGGTTCatggcacaggagcagggcgtGGCCATCGCCGACGTAGCCGAGTCAG GTCCTGGACTAGCCTTCATCGCATATCCAAAGGCAGTCACTATGATGCCGCTGCCCACGTTTTGGGCCATACTCTTCTTCATCATGCTTCTGCTGCTGGGCCTAGACAGTCAG ttTGTAGAAGTGGAGGGTCAGATCACCTCACTGGTGGACCTGTACCCGTCCCTCCTAAGGAAGGGATACCGGAGAGAGATCTTCATCGCTGCCATTTGTGTCATCAGCTACCTGGTGGGACTCACCATGGTCACTCAA GGTGGCATGTATGTATTCCAGCTGTTTGATTACTATGCAGCCAGCGGTGTGTGCCTTCTCTGGGTTGCATTCTTTGAATGTGTGGCGGTAGCCTGGGTCTATg GCGCTGATAATTTCTACGATGCTATTGAGGACATGATCGGCTACAGACCAAATGGTTGGATGAAATGGAGTTGGATGCTGATTACCCCTGTACTCTGTgtg GGCTGTTTTGTCTTCTCGTTGGTGAAATACAAGCCTCTAACCTATAACAAGGTATATGAGTATCCTGATTGGTCGATTGGAGTGGGCTGGTCTTTGGCATTGGCCTCCATGATCTGCATCCCCATGGTGGTCGTTGTCAAAATTATCCAATCAGACGGCTCACTGATAGAG CGGATCAAGGCTGTAGCCGCCCCGGTGAAGGGAGGAGCCAGCTCACGCCCCAAAGAGTACAGCCTGAAGAACAGCGAACTTCTCCACCCACTTGACCCCAACGGCACTTACTCCCTCACCAAACCAACTCACACCATCGTAGAAACCACAATGTGA
- the slc6a6a gene encoding solute carrier family 6 member 6a isoform X2 — protein sequence MAQKEKLQCLKDFHKDTLKPSPGKSPGTRPEDEAEGKPPQREKWASKLDFLLSVAGGFVGLGNVWRFPYLCYKNGGGAFLIPYFIFLFGGGLPVFFLEVALGQFTSQGGITCWEKLCPIFTGIGYASIVIVSLLNIYYIVILAWGLYYLLQCFQRELPWARCRHGWNTPHCVEDTARKNRTLWLSANATNFTSPVTEFWEHNVLSLSSGIDEVGELKWELALCLLAVWVICFFCIWKGVKSTGKVVYFTATFPFLMLIVLLVRGVTLPGAAEGIKFYLYPDLSRLQDPEVWIDAGTQIFFSYAICLGAMTSLGSYNKYKYNCYRDCLLLGCLNSGTSFVSGFAIFSVLGFMAQEQGVAIADVAESGPGLAFIAYPKAVTMMPLPTFWAILFFIMLLLLGLDSQFVEVEGQITSLVDLYPSLLRKGYRREIFIAAICVISYLVGLTMVTQGGMYVFQLFDYYAASGVCLLWVAFFECVAVAWVYGADNFYDAIEDMIGYRPNGWMKWSWMLITPVLCVGCFVFSLVKYKPLTYNKVYEYPDWSIGVGWSLALASMICIPMVVVVKIIQSDGSLIERIKAVAAPVKGGASSRPKEYSLKNSELLHPLDPNGTYSLTKPTHTIVETTM from the exons ATGGCACAGAAGGAGAAGCTGCAATGTCTGAAGGATTTCCACAAGGACACATTGAAGCCGTCTCCCGGGAAGAGTCCCGGCACGCGGCCGGAGGATGAGGCCGAGGGGAAACCTCCACAGCGGGAGAAGTGGGCGAGCAAGCTGGACTTCCTGCTCTCTGTGGCCGGGGGCTTCGTGGGCTTGGGCAACGTCTGGCGTTTCCCATACCTCTGCTACAAGAATGGCGGAG GTGCATTTCTCATCCCCTATTTCATCTTCCTGTTTGGCGGAGGACTTCCTGTGTTCTTCCTGGAGGTGGCGTTGGGCCAGTTCACCTCTCAAGGAGGAATCACCTGCTGGGAGAAACTCTGCCCGATCTTCACTG gaaTTGGTTATGCGTCCATTGTGATTGTGTCCTTGCTCAACATCTACTACATCGTGATCCTGGCATGGGGGCTGTACTACCTGCTGCAGTGTTTTCAGAGGGAGCTGCCGTGGGCACGCTGCCGGCACGGCTGGAATACGCCCCACTGCGTGGAGGACACAGCACGCAAGAACAGAACCCTGTGGCTCTCAGCAAACGCCACCAACTTCACCTCACCCGTCACCGAGTTTTGGGA GCATAACGTCCTGAGTCTGTCGTCAGGCATTGACGAGGTGGGCGAGCTGAAGTGGGAGCTGGCCCTCTGCCTGCTCGCCGTCTGGGTGATCTGTTTCTTCTGCATCTGGAAAGGAGTGAAATCTACTGGCAAA gTGGTGTATTTCACAGCTACCTTTCCGTTTCTCATGCTCATCGTGTTGTTGGTACGTGGCGTGACCCTGCCTGGTGCTGCCGAGGGCATCAAGTTCTACCTGTACCCTGACCTGAGCCGCCTCCAAGATCCTGAG GTATGGATTGATGCAGGGACACAGATCTTCTTCTCTTATGCTATTTGTCTCGGTGCAATGACTTCTCTGGGGAGCTACAATAAGTACAAATATAACTGCTACAG ggactgCTTGCTGCTGGGATGCCTGAACAGCGGGACCAGCTTCGTGTCCGGCTTTGCCATCTTCTCCGTGTTGGGGTTCatggcacaggagcagggcgtGGCCATCGCCGACGTAGCCGAGTCAG GTCCTGGACTAGCCTTCATCGCATATCCAAAGGCAGTCACTATGATGCCGCTGCCCACGTTTTGGGCCATACTCTTCTTCATCATGCTTCTGCTGCTGGGCCTAGACAGTCAG ttTGTAGAAGTGGAGGGTCAGATCACCTCACTGGTGGACCTGTACCCGTCCCTCCTAAGGAAGGGATACCGGAGAGAGATCTTCATCGCTGCCATTTGTGTCATCAGCTACCTGGTGGGACTCACCATGGTCACTCAA GGTGGCATGTATGTATTCCAGCTGTTTGATTACTATGCAGCCAGCGGTGTGTGCCTTCTCTGGGTTGCATTCTTTGAATGTGTGGCGGTAGCCTGGGTCTATg GCGCTGATAATTTCTACGATGCTATTGAGGACATGATCGGCTACAGACCAAATGGTTGGATGAAATGGAGTTGGATGCTGATTACCCCTGTACTCTGTgtg GGCTGTTTTGTCTTCTCGTTGGTGAAATACAAGCCTCTAACCTATAACAAGGTATATGAGTATCCTGATTGGTCGATTGGAGTGGGCTGGTCTTTGGCATTGGCCTCCATGATCTGCATCCCCATGGTGGTCGTTGTCAAAATTATCCAATCAGACGGCTCACTGATAGAG CGGATCAAGGCTGTAGCCGCCCCGGTGAAGGGAGGAGCCAGCTCACGCCCCAAAGAGTACAGCCTGAAGAACAGCGAACTTCTCCACCCACTTGACCCCAACGGCACTTACTCCCTCACCAAACCAACTCACACCATCGTAGAAACCACAATGTGA